AGTCCCATCGAATTTCTCAAGGAAATCCTCTACCAGCTCGACGTCGAGGAAAACTCTCAGTCCAAGGTGGACCTCCTCCGCCTTTTGAACGAAAAGATGCTGATGAACATCAAGCAGGGAAAAGACACTATCGTCATCGTCGACGAAGCCCAGGCCATCGAGGACGAAAAAACGTTCGAGGAGCTTCGCCTTCTCCTCAACTTCCAGCTGAACGACCGCTTCCTCATGACCCTAATCCTGATCGGCCAGGAAGAGCTGCTGGAAAAAGTGGCGCGCATCCCCCAGCTCAGCCAGCGAATCGCCATCAAATACCATCTCCGGCCGCTCGATTTCACGGAAACCGTGAAGTTCATCTTCTTCCGCCTGAAGATGGCGGGGCTGACAAAGAGTATTTTCTCGGAGGAGGCCATCAAGCAGATTTACCAGTTTTCCGGCGGTATCCCGCGCAAAATCGTGAACTTGTGCGATCTTTGCCTCCTCGTCGGCTTCACCTTCAAAGCCCCTCTCATTAATAGTAAGATCGTCGAGAAGGTGCAACGCGACAGCCAAGGAGACATCTAGGCCATGCGCCTCAGCGATCTGATCAAAAAGGGCGCCGACGGCGACCCCCCCAAGAAGAAGCCTGCGGAGGCGGAGGCAAAAAAACCTGCCCCTCCGAAAGAGGAGGAGGGGGCGTTTCGCCTGAGCGGGCTCGGGGGCTTCGGCCCGGCAGCCAAGCCCCCCGCGGCGCGGGAGGAAGCCCCGCTTGAGTTTCCGGGAACCTCCCCTGAAGAAGAAACCGCCATCGATCTGCCGGAGCTGCCGGGGCTGCCGGGGCTGCCGAATACCGCCACGGCCAGTCCCGCCCGTGCCCCTGAGGAGGAAACTCCCCTCTCGATACCCGACATGCCGGGCGCTCCCGGCGAGAGCGAAGCCGACCCACCGGTCGAGGAAAAGCCCCGGGTGCGCACATCCGTCCTCTCCGGCCCCGAACCCGGCAAGGAGGGCCCCGGGGACGGATACTCCTCCTCCCCCGCCGATCGGATTACGGCCGAGAACAACCCGTACCGCATCCTGCGGCAAAGGGCGATGGACCTGATTGCCAAAATCCTCAAAGCCACGGCCACCGGAGAGGCCTTCGGCCTCGAGAGCGCAGAGGAGTGGGTGGTGGATGTTATCGAAACCCCCGAGGGTCTCGACCAGCTTTACGGGCTCGCCGTCAGCACCAAGGACGAGTCCAACTCGATGGCCATTCATCTGTTCAATCATTCGATCTATTCGTTGAAGCTGGGGCGGGGGCTCCGCTGGTCGCCCGACCGGATGATCCGGCTCGGCGTCGCGGCTCTGATCCACGACATCGGCATGGGGAAGGTTCCCCAGCACATCCGGCACAAGGAGGGGAAGCTATCTTCCCAAGAGCTGGCGGAGATCCAGAACCATCCCACATACGGCGCGAAGCTCATCCTGGACACCTTCGGCGAACCCTTCCGCTGGCTCGCCGAGGCCCTCTACCACGAGCACGAGCGCGAGGACGGCCGCGGCTATCCGCAGGGGCTGACCGGGAACCAAATCTCCGAATACGGAAAGGTCATCGGGTTGGCGGACGTGTACGAGGCCCTCACGCACAACCGCCCCCAACGCAAGCGCCTTCTGCCCCACAAGGCCGTCCAGGAGATCATCCAGACCCAGAAAACCTCGTTCCACCAGCGTCTTTTGAAGATCATGCTGGAGGAGCTCTCGGTCTTCACCCTGAACAGCCTTATCCGGCTCAACTCCAACGCCATCGGCCGGGTGGCGCAGACCGTTCCCGGACAACCTCTTCGCCCTGTCGTTCAGATCATTTTCGACGCGGAAGGAAACGAAATCATGGAAGAGCGGAACATCGCCCTCAAGGATTACCCGCTACTCTACATCGTCGATTCCGTAGATGAATCTGAACTCCCTCGATACTGATCTCTCCCCCTTCGCCATGAATCTATCGCCGATGAAGCAACTTCGAGGAATTGCGCTTGGGTTCAGAAGGCACATCCTATTCGGCGCCGCCATTCTGCTGGGCGCCGCCCTTCTGGCGCCCTGTGCGGCAGTCGCCGGCAAGTCCCTGCACGCATACCCGCCCAGCGAGGAATTCCGCTACGACATCCGCTTTCTGTTCCTGACGAAGGTGGCGGAGGGCGTTCTTCGAATCCGCCGGCTCGGCGGAAACCGCTACAAGGCCGAGCTGTCTGCGGAAACCCGTGGGCTCGCCGGCTTCCTCTCCAGCTACCAGAAAAATTTCTACATCAGCGAACTGGAATACCAGCCCGGGTCCGGTCACCTTCTTGCCCGCGTCTTCACCAAGATCATCCAGCGCGGGGGGGTGAAAGACGAAAGCCGGACCGTCATCGACCATGAAAAGCGCGAAATCAGATGGAAAACCTTCAAGAACGGAGAACTCCGCCACAAAGGCAGCGAAAAAATCCCGCCGGGACTCACCTACGAAGACCCGCTCTCAGCCTTCTTCAACTTCCGCGCGGGCTTCTTCGGACAAATGAAAAGGGGGCTCCGGCGGGAGACCACCACCATCCCCGCCTACCAGACCGACGACAAGGGCAACCTGCTCTACAACGAAGAATTCGTGCGCAACTTCAAGATCCGCGTCGCCGACGCCGCCACCGAACAGAAATACCGGACCCGCTTCGAGCGCACCAGGGGAAAAGGCCTGGTGGTCATCGTGAACGTGCCGAAGTCGCTTTTCGGTCAAAAAACGGGAGAGGTGCAGGTCTACTTCGATGCAAGCAGCGTCCCTGTTGCCGTCATCGTGGAGAACGCCATCTTTTTCGGAGATGTCTACGGCGTGCTTCAGCAGGCTGCGAAACCCAGATAGCGGCCGGGGCCTCAGCCCGCTGTCCGAAAAGCGTCCCGAATGAGCGTTTCCACCTTCGGTTTTCCTCCCTCCGGCACGGCGACGATCACCACATCGAATCGGCATTTCGCCTCGCGCTCCTCCGGGTGGGACAAGAGGAAGTGCTCCGCTGCCCGGATGATCCGCCTCTGCTTCTCCGGGCCGACGGCCCAGATTCCGCCCTCGGTTTTTCCCGCCGCCCGTGACTTCACTTCCAGGAAA
The bacterium DNA segment above includes these coding regions:
- a CDS encoding HD domain-containing protein; translated protein: MRLSDLIKKGADGDPPKKKPAEAEAKKPAPPKEEEGAFRLSGLGGFGPAAKPPAAREEAPLEFPGTSPEEETAIDLPELPGLPGLPNTATASPARAPEEETPLSIPDMPGAPGESEADPPVEEKPRVRTSVLSGPEPGKEGPGDGYSSSPADRITAENNPYRILRQRAMDLIAKILKATATGEAFGLESAEEWVVDVIETPEGLDQLYGLAVSTKDESNSMAIHLFNHSIYSLKLGRGLRWSPDRMIRLGVAALIHDIGMGKVPQHIRHKEGKLSSQELAEIQNHPTYGAKLILDTFGEPFRWLAEALYHEHEREDGRGYPQGLTGNQISEYGKVIGLADVYEALTHNRPQRKRLLPHKAVQEIIQTQKTSFHQRLLKIMLEELSVFTLNSLIRLNSNAIGRVAQTVPGQPLRPVVQIIFDAEGNEIMEERNIALKDYPLLYIVDSVDESELPRY
- a CDS encoding DUF3108 domain-containing protein is translated as MNLNSLDTDLSPFAMNLSPMKQLRGIALGFRRHILFGAAILLGAALLAPCAAVAGKSLHAYPPSEEFRYDIRFLFLTKVAEGVLRIRRLGGNRYKAELSAETRGLAGFLSSYQKNFYISELEYQPGSGHLLARVFTKIIQRGGVKDESRTVIDHEKREIRWKTFKNGELRHKGSEKIPPGLTYEDPLSAFFNFRAGFFGQMKRGLRRETTTIPAYQTDDKGNLLYNEEFVRNFKIRVADAATEQKYRTRFERTRGKGLVVIVNVPKSLFGQKTGEVQVYFDASSVPVAVIVENAIFFGDVYGVLQQAAKPR
- a CDS encoding YraN family protein, producing MARLSPRRSGGEGEDAACLHLRKNGFRILMRNYRGPRYEVDIIAREGEVLSFLEVKSRAAGKTEGGIWAVGPEKQRRIIRAAEHFLLSHPEEREAKCRFDVVIVAVPEGGKPKVETLIRDAFRTAG